In Dermochelys coriacea isolate rDerCor1 chromosome 10, rDerCor1.pri.v4, whole genome shotgun sequence, one DNA window encodes the following:
- the PALB2 gene encoding partner and localizer of BRCA2 isoform X2, with protein sequence MLAMDGAPRGKALSWQEKEKLKEKLAFLKREYSKTFNRLQRAQRAERVKNYVKKTVAEQNQLLRQEETENNTTELMDKQSPNDDDKSGICRLQTNTCSDSGTEKKMSVTFKLEPEFFNNEVNLQESSLAGSTNSDQENILSGLKRSVIEENQSQLPRSRMTLVSEGRESACEVPPISAGETLENQMGSTEEPGSPVFKGRNTISNTKNKIQKAPKLVIVREEKGLTPQDPQVGDFQEMPEENVFLSVPKPLSCMLMGGNNVQQPVSPCAEDICDSYEPLPQCLVGDVPFSLQNIENTGKELACIENQMDREELCRALDLTVDNQPSLAGRSNPSTSESRPHKERNHNMTKSSSRLNTDSLMDNVEEPLRNQEAQTEAGSPVLEKTPPAAESALSSCTMIEGLLFPVEYYVRTTRRMSNCQRKVDLEAVILSQLGRSRKGLRSKHKQINSNSDQLYQETARSDLQAGGTPFPFLGAESDPVSSNSSQKSLPPSDESCTSSGSLSQKTVISMKQAKGKSWRRGKGRWVSACRPALNGSQAHPESSDLTVLKENSHLLSNDSQPEKENCEGDPEKSPIGKTRVLVPAAGEATAAEMTDITRPTEADLPDVSQTFSKCHQPPLEHIQNPLQGNNFLNPWDEAFFSPTRDLEASVNVSQADKQPVEHIRNQCVQKACRAEQLPTVKESLLQHDLPSSSVKRKVRQGSKGKRGRSQQMDFEGPAPLGHFGLDPMAFDPPFHFQNEMLSVKWLPSQLNIKDFHLPDEEFGLLKFEKLQSCTVKQLEPFVPSGSEHWLQSAGDTVALGDIRLKQVNTEGKSLENSFISPSKTMSPKLPYLEGQLHKKGLSPSELLLTPASSVSAGAINQLESQIPTPAFPVLGATPAILSLVHEALPDTLSVLPLQVKTNLFKEPVSHVVDRRECNNSTDTLHSDSCRTGSDCRSDEAVPLKDYQQPGIGSKECCRTENKLTAEGLAVALSDNLRDRSLQLASKLKNPSSSCAVDVSTVWWESAGCTELCIVTACETSISLWKPLASSQWKKVYTWHLTEIPVIQIVPLPDVSNLVCVALGDLEIGEIRLLLCSSEDGSLKQSLVKTGNIKAVLGLTNRRLVSNSGTLQDQQIEIISVSEAGSNERQTLMPLEETILAFAEVEGIRDALVGTTAVNSLVVWNLKTGQILKKMHVGYSYPASICHRAYSDSGLLFVVLSHPHAKENESCGNPAFRMRVFNPKTARSTGVMFFSLPPGYSGRYLEGEVKGVSAAAVLTSGTIAVWDLFLGQCTALLPPNGDGNWSLVRWSVTDSCLLAGQKDGSVYVYHYSQAKAVGK encoded by the exons ATGCTCGCCATGGACGGCGCCCCCAGGGGAAAGGCGCTGAGCTGGCAGGAGAAGGAAAAG CTGAAAGAAAAGTTAGCCTTCCTGAAAAGAGAATACAGCAAAACATTCAATAGGTTACAG CGTGCACAAAGAGCTGAGAGGGTTAAAAATTATGTTAAGAAAACGGTTGCAGAACAAAATCAATTGCTTAGGCAAGAGGAAACTGAGAATAATACCACAG AACTGATGGATAAACAGTCTCCCAATGACGACGATAAATCTGGAATATGTAGGTTACAGACCAATACCTGTTCTGACTCAGGCACTGAGAAAAAAATGTCTGTCACATTTAAACTTGAGCCTGAATTTTTCAACAATGAAGTTAACTTGCAGGAAAGTTCATTGGCAGGAAGCACAAATAGTGACCAAGAAAATATCCTCTCTGGCCTCAAGAGATCTGTTATTGAGGAGAACCAAAGCCAACTGCCCAGGAGTAGAATGACTTTGGTCTCAGAAGGGAGAGAATCAGCTTGTGAAGTGCCACCAATCAGTGCTGGTGAAACTTTGGAAAATCAAATGGGAAGTACAGAGGAGCCTGGGTCACCAGTGTTCAAGGGAAGGAACACCATCTCAAACACCAAGAATAAAATTCAAAAGGCCCCCAAGCTGGTCATTGTGAGGGAAGAAAAAGGTTTAACTCCTCAAGATCCACAGGTAGGAGATTTTCAGGAAATGCctgaagaaaatgtatttctGAGTGTCCCCAAACCACTTTCATGTATGTTGATGGGTGGCAATAATGTTCAGCAGCCTGTGTCTCCATGTGCTGAGGACATCTGTGATAGCTATGAGCCATTGCCCCAGTGTTTAGTGGGTGATGTGCCTTTTTCACTTCAAAACATTGAGAATACAGGAAAAGAACTTGCCTGTATAGAAAACCAAATGGATCGGGAAGAGTTGTGTAGGGCCTTGGATTTAACTGTAGATAATCAACCATCCCTGGCAGGCAGAAGCAACCCTAGCACTAGTGAAAGCAGACCCCATAAAGAAAGAAACCACAATATGACCAAGAGCTCAAGTCGTCTGAACACTGACTCTCTTATGGATAATGTTGAAGAACCTTTGAGGAATCAAGAGGCTCAGACTGAAGCAGGGTCTCCTGTCCTAGAGAAGACTCCTCCTGCAGCAGAAAGCGCACTGAGCTCTTGCACAATGATTGAAGGACTCCTCTTTCCTGTAGAATATTATGTTAGGACAACTCGGCGTATGTCTAATTGCCAGAGGAAAGTAGACCTGGAGGCTGTCATTCTCAGCCAGTTGGGCAGGAGCAGGAAAGGGCTGCGAAGTAAACATAAGCAGATCAATTCTAATTCAGATCAGCTCTACCAAGAAACCGCCAGAAGTGATTTGCAGGCAGGGGGCACTCCGTTCCCTTTTCTAGGTGCAGAGAGTGACCCAGTGAGTTCAAATAGTtctcagaaatctcttcctccATCAGATGAGAGCTGCACTTCCAGTGGCTCTCTTTCTCAGAAGACTGTTATTAGTATGAAACAAGCTAAGGGAAAATCCTGGAGAAGAGGAAAGGGCAGATGGGTTTCTGCCTGCAGACCTGCACTGAATGGGTCACAAGCACATCCCGAGTCTTCAGATCTTACAGTGCTAAAGGAAAACAGTCATCTCTTGTCAAATGATTCTCAACCTGAAAAGGAAAACTGTGAGGGTGACCCTGAGAAGTCACCTATAGGCAAAACAAGGGTGCTCGTCCCTGCAGCTGGTGAGGCTACAGCAGCAGAAATGACAGACATTACAAGGCCAACTGAGGCTGATCTTCCTGATGTAAGCCAAACATTCAGCAAATGCCATCAGCCTCCATTAGAACATATTCAAAATCCACTCCAAGGAAATAATTTCTTAAATCCATGGGATGAAGCTTTTTTCAGCCCCACGCGAGATCTGGAAGCCAGTGTAAATGTGAGTCAGGCTGATAAACAGCCAGTGGAGCACATTAGGAATCAGTGTGTTCAGAAAGCCTGCCGGGCTGAGCAGCTGCCAACAGTTAAAGAATCTCTACTTCAGCACGATCTCCCAAGTTCCTCTGTGAAACGTAAAGTGAGGCAAGGATCTAAAG GTAAAAGAGGGCGCAGTCAACAGATGGACTTTGAAGGTCCAGCTCCTCTAGGCCATTTTGGTCTAGATCCTATGGCCTTCGATCCTCCCTTTCACTTCCAGAATGAGATGCTCAGTGTCAAGTGGCTGCCCTCTCAGCTGAACATCAAAGACTTTCATTTACCCGATGAGGAGTTTGGTCTCCTTAAATTTGAGAAACTACAATCCTGCACAGTGAAACAGCTGGAGCCCTTTGTTCCTTCAGGGTCTGAACACTGGCTCCAGAGTGCTGGAGACACTGTGGCTTTAGGGGACATAAGACTTAAACAAGTGAATACAGAAGGGAAGAGTCTAGAAAATAGCTTTATTTCTCCTTCAAAGACTATGTCACCTAAACTGCCTTACTTAGAAGGGCAGTTGCACAAGAAGGGGCTTTCTCCAAGCGAATTGCTGCTAACTCCGGCAAGTTCTGTCTCAGCTGGTGCAATCAACCAGCTGGAATCACAGATTCCTACACCTGCCTTCCCTGTCCTGGGTGCAACCCCAGCTATCCTATCACTGGTACATGAGGCCTTACCTGACACGCTTTCTGTACTTCCTTTGCAAGTGAAAACGAATCTCTTCAAAGAACCAGTCAGTCATGTTGTGGATCGGAGGGAGTGTAATAACTCCACAGATACATTGCACTCAGATAGCTGCAGAACAGGATCTGACTGTAGGTCTGATGAAGCTGTCCCCCTCAAAGACTATCAGCAACCAGGGATCGGTTCCAAGGAGTGCTGCCGTACAGAG AACAAACTGACAGCAGAAGGGTTGGCTGTGGCGCTGAGTGACAACCTGAGAGACAGGAGCTTGCAACTGGCCTCAAAGCTAAAG AACCCCTCAAGTTCTTGTGCTGTCGACGTGAGCACTGTCTGGTGGGAATCAGCTGGCTGCACAGAGCTGTGTATCGTAACTGCTTGTGAGACTTCCATTTCCCTGTGGAAACCTCTGGCTTCCAGCCAGTGGAAAAAGGTGTATACCTGGCACCTTACAGAG ATTCCAGTAATACAAATTGTTCCCTTGCCAGATGTCTCTAATCTTGTGTGCGTTGCCTTGGGAGATCTGGAGATTGGAGAAATAAG GCTCTTGCTTTGTTCTTCTGAAGACGGCTCCTTAAAGCAATCACTAGTGAAAACTGGGAACATAAAAGCTGTTCTTGGTCTGACAAACAGGAGGCTGGTCAGTAATAGTGGGACACTTCAAGACCAGCAAATCGAGATAATCTCAGTTTCAGAGGCAGGAAG CAATGAGAGGCAGACTTTGATGCCCCTGGAAGAAACGATTCTGGCTTTTGCTGAGGTAGAAGGGATTAGAGATGCTTTGGTTGGTACCACTGCAGTGAACAGCCTTGTTGTTTG GAACTTGAAAACTGGCCAGATTCTGAAAAAGATGCACGTTGGTTATTCCTACCCTGCCTCAATCTGCCATCGCGCCTATTCTGACTCT GGCCTCCTGTTTGTTGTTTTAAGTCACCCACATGCCAAAGAGAATGAGTCCTGTGGAAACCCTGCATTCCGGATGAGAGTGTTCAATCCCAAAACAGCCAGAAGCACTGGGGTAatgttcttctccctcccccctggaTACAGTGGAAG GTACCTGGAAGGTGAAGTGAAGGGTGTCTCTGCAGCAGCTGTGCTAACATCTGGAACAATTGCAGTGTGGGACTTATTTTTAGGCCAGTGTACTGCTCTGCTTCCACCAAATGGTGATGGGAATTGGTCTTTGGTCAGATGGTCAGTCACAGATTCCTGTCTCCTGGCTGGACAGAAAGACGGAAGCGTGTATGTGTACCATTATTCACAAGCCAAGGCAGTAGGAAAGTAA
- the PALB2 gene encoding partner and localizer of BRCA2 isoform X1: MLAMDGAPRGKALSWQEKEKLKEKLAFLKREYSKTFNRLQRAQRAERVKNYVKKTVAEQNQLLRQEETENNTTELMDKQSPNDDDKSGICRLQTNTCSDSGTEKKMSVTFKLEPEFFNNEVNLQESSLAGSTNSDQENILSGLKRSVIEENQSQLPRSRMTLVSEGRESACEVPPISAGETLENQMGSTEEPGSPVFKGRNTISNTKNKIQKAPKLVIVREEKGLTPQDPQVGDFQEMPEENVFLSVPKPLSCMLMGGNNVQQPVSPCAEDICDSYEPLPQCLVGDVPFSLQNIENTGKELACIENQMDREELCRALDLTVDNQPSLAGRSNPSTSESRPHKERNHNMTKSSSRLNTDSLMDNVEEPLRNQEAQTEAGSPVLEKTPPAAESALSSCTMIEGLLFPVEYYVRTTRRMSNCQRKVDLEAVILSQLGRSRKGLRSKHKQINSNSDQLYQETARSDLQAGGTPFPFLGAESDPVSSNSSQKSLPPSDESCTSSGSLSQKTVISMKQAKGKSWRRGKGRWVSACRPALNGSQAHPESSDLTVLKENSHLLSNDSQPEKENCEGDPEKSPIGKTRVLVPAAGEATAAEMTDITRPTEADLPDVSQTFSKCHQPPLEHIQNPLQGNNFLNPWDEAFFSPTRDLEASVNVSQADKQPVEHIRNQCVQKACRAEQLPTVKESLLQHDLPSSSVKRKVRQGSKGKRGRSQQMDFEGPAPLGHFGLDPMAFDPPFHFQNEMLSVKWLPSQLNIKDFHLPDEEFGLLKFEKLQSCTVKQLEPFVPSGSEHWLQSAGDTVALGDIRLKQVNTEGKSLENSFISPSKTMSPKLPYLEGQLHKKGLSPSELLLTPASSVSAGAINQLESQIPTPAFPVLGATPAILSLVHEALPDTLSVLPLQVKTNLFKEPVSHVVDRRECNNSTDTLHSDSCRTGSDCRSDEAVPLKDYQQPGIGSKECCRTENKLTAEGLAVALSDNLRDRSLQLASKLKNPSSSCAVDVSTVWWESAGCTELCIVTACETSISLWKPLASSQWKKVYTWHLTEIPVIQIVPLPDVSNLVCVALGDLEIGEIRLLLCSSEDGSLKQSLVKTGNIKAVLGLTNRRLVSNSGTLQDQQIEIISVSEAGRSNERQTLMPLEETILAFAEVEGIRDALVGTTAVNSLVVWNLKTGQILKKMHVGYSYPASICHRAYSDSGLLFVVLSHPHAKENESCGNPAFRMRVFNPKTARSTGVMFFSLPPGYSGRYLEGEVKGVSAAAVLTSGTIAVWDLFLGQCTALLPPNGDGNWSLVRWSVTDSCLLAGQKDGSVYVYHYSQAKAVGK; this comes from the exons ATGCTCGCCATGGACGGCGCCCCCAGGGGAAAGGCGCTGAGCTGGCAGGAGAAGGAAAAG CTGAAAGAAAAGTTAGCCTTCCTGAAAAGAGAATACAGCAAAACATTCAATAGGTTACAG CGTGCACAAAGAGCTGAGAGGGTTAAAAATTATGTTAAGAAAACGGTTGCAGAACAAAATCAATTGCTTAGGCAAGAGGAAACTGAGAATAATACCACAG AACTGATGGATAAACAGTCTCCCAATGACGACGATAAATCTGGAATATGTAGGTTACAGACCAATACCTGTTCTGACTCAGGCACTGAGAAAAAAATGTCTGTCACATTTAAACTTGAGCCTGAATTTTTCAACAATGAAGTTAACTTGCAGGAAAGTTCATTGGCAGGAAGCACAAATAGTGACCAAGAAAATATCCTCTCTGGCCTCAAGAGATCTGTTATTGAGGAGAACCAAAGCCAACTGCCCAGGAGTAGAATGACTTTGGTCTCAGAAGGGAGAGAATCAGCTTGTGAAGTGCCACCAATCAGTGCTGGTGAAACTTTGGAAAATCAAATGGGAAGTACAGAGGAGCCTGGGTCACCAGTGTTCAAGGGAAGGAACACCATCTCAAACACCAAGAATAAAATTCAAAAGGCCCCCAAGCTGGTCATTGTGAGGGAAGAAAAAGGTTTAACTCCTCAAGATCCACAGGTAGGAGATTTTCAGGAAATGCctgaagaaaatgtatttctGAGTGTCCCCAAACCACTTTCATGTATGTTGATGGGTGGCAATAATGTTCAGCAGCCTGTGTCTCCATGTGCTGAGGACATCTGTGATAGCTATGAGCCATTGCCCCAGTGTTTAGTGGGTGATGTGCCTTTTTCACTTCAAAACATTGAGAATACAGGAAAAGAACTTGCCTGTATAGAAAACCAAATGGATCGGGAAGAGTTGTGTAGGGCCTTGGATTTAACTGTAGATAATCAACCATCCCTGGCAGGCAGAAGCAACCCTAGCACTAGTGAAAGCAGACCCCATAAAGAAAGAAACCACAATATGACCAAGAGCTCAAGTCGTCTGAACACTGACTCTCTTATGGATAATGTTGAAGAACCTTTGAGGAATCAAGAGGCTCAGACTGAAGCAGGGTCTCCTGTCCTAGAGAAGACTCCTCCTGCAGCAGAAAGCGCACTGAGCTCTTGCACAATGATTGAAGGACTCCTCTTTCCTGTAGAATATTATGTTAGGACAACTCGGCGTATGTCTAATTGCCAGAGGAAAGTAGACCTGGAGGCTGTCATTCTCAGCCAGTTGGGCAGGAGCAGGAAAGGGCTGCGAAGTAAACATAAGCAGATCAATTCTAATTCAGATCAGCTCTACCAAGAAACCGCCAGAAGTGATTTGCAGGCAGGGGGCACTCCGTTCCCTTTTCTAGGTGCAGAGAGTGACCCAGTGAGTTCAAATAGTtctcagaaatctcttcctccATCAGATGAGAGCTGCACTTCCAGTGGCTCTCTTTCTCAGAAGACTGTTATTAGTATGAAACAAGCTAAGGGAAAATCCTGGAGAAGAGGAAAGGGCAGATGGGTTTCTGCCTGCAGACCTGCACTGAATGGGTCACAAGCACATCCCGAGTCTTCAGATCTTACAGTGCTAAAGGAAAACAGTCATCTCTTGTCAAATGATTCTCAACCTGAAAAGGAAAACTGTGAGGGTGACCCTGAGAAGTCACCTATAGGCAAAACAAGGGTGCTCGTCCCTGCAGCTGGTGAGGCTACAGCAGCAGAAATGACAGACATTACAAGGCCAACTGAGGCTGATCTTCCTGATGTAAGCCAAACATTCAGCAAATGCCATCAGCCTCCATTAGAACATATTCAAAATCCACTCCAAGGAAATAATTTCTTAAATCCATGGGATGAAGCTTTTTTCAGCCCCACGCGAGATCTGGAAGCCAGTGTAAATGTGAGTCAGGCTGATAAACAGCCAGTGGAGCACATTAGGAATCAGTGTGTTCAGAAAGCCTGCCGGGCTGAGCAGCTGCCAACAGTTAAAGAATCTCTACTTCAGCACGATCTCCCAAGTTCCTCTGTGAAACGTAAAGTGAGGCAAGGATCTAAAG GTAAAAGAGGGCGCAGTCAACAGATGGACTTTGAAGGTCCAGCTCCTCTAGGCCATTTTGGTCTAGATCCTATGGCCTTCGATCCTCCCTTTCACTTCCAGAATGAGATGCTCAGTGTCAAGTGGCTGCCCTCTCAGCTGAACATCAAAGACTTTCATTTACCCGATGAGGAGTTTGGTCTCCTTAAATTTGAGAAACTACAATCCTGCACAGTGAAACAGCTGGAGCCCTTTGTTCCTTCAGGGTCTGAACACTGGCTCCAGAGTGCTGGAGACACTGTGGCTTTAGGGGACATAAGACTTAAACAAGTGAATACAGAAGGGAAGAGTCTAGAAAATAGCTTTATTTCTCCTTCAAAGACTATGTCACCTAAACTGCCTTACTTAGAAGGGCAGTTGCACAAGAAGGGGCTTTCTCCAAGCGAATTGCTGCTAACTCCGGCAAGTTCTGTCTCAGCTGGTGCAATCAACCAGCTGGAATCACAGATTCCTACACCTGCCTTCCCTGTCCTGGGTGCAACCCCAGCTATCCTATCACTGGTACATGAGGCCTTACCTGACACGCTTTCTGTACTTCCTTTGCAAGTGAAAACGAATCTCTTCAAAGAACCAGTCAGTCATGTTGTGGATCGGAGGGAGTGTAATAACTCCACAGATACATTGCACTCAGATAGCTGCAGAACAGGATCTGACTGTAGGTCTGATGAAGCTGTCCCCCTCAAAGACTATCAGCAACCAGGGATCGGTTCCAAGGAGTGCTGCCGTACAGAG AACAAACTGACAGCAGAAGGGTTGGCTGTGGCGCTGAGTGACAACCTGAGAGACAGGAGCTTGCAACTGGCCTCAAAGCTAAAG AACCCCTCAAGTTCTTGTGCTGTCGACGTGAGCACTGTCTGGTGGGAATCAGCTGGCTGCACAGAGCTGTGTATCGTAACTGCTTGTGAGACTTCCATTTCCCTGTGGAAACCTCTGGCTTCCAGCCAGTGGAAAAAGGTGTATACCTGGCACCTTACAGAG ATTCCAGTAATACAAATTGTTCCCTTGCCAGATGTCTCTAATCTTGTGTGCGTTGCCTTGGGAGATCTGGAGATTGGAGAAATAAG GCTCTTGCTTTGTTCTTCTGAAGACGGCTCCTTAAAGCAATCACTAGTGAAAACTGGGAACATAAAAGCTGTTCTTGGTCTGACAAACAGGAGGCTGGTCAGTAATAGTGGGACACTTCAAGACCAGCAAATCGAGATAATCTCAGTTTCAGAGGCAGGAAG AAGCAATGAGAGGCAGACTTTGATGCCCCTGGAAGAAACGATTCTGGCTTTTGCTGAGGTAGAAGGGATTAGAGATGCTTTGGTTGGTACCACTGCAGTGAACAGCCTTGTTGTTTG GAACTTGAAAACTGGCCAGATTCTGAAAAAGATGCACGTTGGTTATTCCTACCCTGCCTCAATCTGCCATCGCGCCTATTCTGACTCT GGCCTCCTGTTTGTTGTTTTAAGTCACCCACATGCCAAAGAGAATGAGTCCTGTGGAAACCCTGCATTCCGGATGAGAGTGTTCAATCCCAAAACAGCCAGAAGCACTGGGGTAatgttcttctccctcccccctggaTACAGTGGAAG GTACCTGGAAGGTGAAGTGAAGGGTGTCTCTGCAGCAGCTGTGCTAACATCTGGAACAATTGCAGTGTGGGACTTATTTTTAGGCCAGTGTACTGCTCTGCTTCCACCAAATGGTGATGGGAATTGGTCTTTGGTCAGATGGTCAGTCACAGATTCCTGTCTCCTGGCTGGACAGAAAGACGGAAGCGTGTATGTGTACCATTATTCACAAGCCAAGGCAGTAGGAAAGTAA